One window of Papaver somniferum cultivar HN1 chromosome 9, ASM357369v1, whole genome shotgun sequence genomic DNA carries:
- the LOC113310495 gene encoding ankyrin repeat-containing protein At5g02620-like isoform X2: MEETMKEEPIIKKMKKQLTGKRDDTPLHSAVRCGNLDEINEILSKTEGDELRELLCKQNQSGETALYVAAEYGDVALVEEMIKYYDFNSAGLKARNGYDAFHIAAKQGDLEIIKVLWKAHPTLSMTVDASNTTALHTAATQGHLSVVNFLLEVDGDLAKITKNNKKTALHSAARNGHLEVLKSLVSEEPGIVTLNDKKGQTALHMAVKGQKNVEIVEELIKANPCLINMVDGKGNTSLHVATRKGGAQIVKMLLEQEETDKKAVNRVGETARDTAEKSGNTEISGILQEYGVLRAKDIINPPQKSAARELKQTVSDIKHDVHYQLEHTKKTRKRVQGIRKQINKMHIEGLNNAINSTTVVAVLIATVAFAAIFQIPGQFEDDPDNLPKGHYTGQARIASKAPFLVFFIFDSFALFISLAVVVVQTSVVVIEREAKKKMMAIINKLMWLACILISIAFLALAFIVVGKRERWLAIGVTVIGSIIMVTTLGIMCYLVMRHRREASNRRSMRRSSLGSRSLSWSLSASDEDVNEMKTIYAI, from the exons ATGGAGGAAACTATGAAAGAAGAACCAATtattaagaagatgaagaaacaattAACAGGGAAACGTGATGATACACCTTTACATTCAGCAGTAAGATGTGGAAATTTAGATGAGATTAACGAAATTTTAAGTAAAACAGAAGGTGATGAATTGAGAGAATTATTATGTAAACAAAATCAATCCGGTGAAACAGCTCTTTATGTTGCAGCTGAATATGGTGATGTTGCTCTTGTTGAAGAAATGATCAA GTATTACGATTTTAACTCAGCTGGACTTAAAGCTAGAAATGGTTATGATGCTTTTCATATTGCTGCTAAACAAGGAGATTTAG AGATAATCAAGGTGTTATGGAAAGCACACCCAACACTATCAATGACAGTAGATGCATCAAACACAACAGCTTTACATACAGCAGCAACACAAGGACATCTTTCAGTAGTGAATTTTCTGTTAGAAGTAGATGGAGATTTAGCTAAAATCACGAAAAACAATAAGAAAACTGCCTTACACTCGGCTGCAAGGAATGGGCATTTAGAGGTTTTGAAGTCATTAGTAAGTGAAGAACCTGGGATTGTAACATTGAATGATAAGAAAGGGCAAACTGCACTCCATATGGCAGTTAAAGGACAGAAGAACgttgaaattgttgaagaattgATTAAAGCTAATCCTTGTCTGATTAATATGGTTGATGGTAAAGGAAACACATCTTTACATGTAGCCACCCGGAAAGGTGGAGCTCAG ATTGTAAAGATGCTACTAGAGCAAGAGGAAACTGATAAGAAAGCAGTTAACAGAGTAGGAGAAACAGCTCGTGACACTGCCGAGAAAAGTGGTAACACAGAAATCAGTGGTATCCTACAAGAATATGGCGTCTTAAGAGCTAAAGACATTATCAATCCACCACAAAAAAGTGCAGCTCGAGAGCTGAAGCAAACCGTTAGCGACATAAAGCACGACGTCCATTACCAACTTGAACACACTAAGAAGACCAGAAAACGTGTGCAAGggattcgtaagcaaataaacaaaATGCATATAGAAGGCCTAAACAATGCAATCAACTCCACAACAGTGGTTGCTGTGCTTATCGCTACTGTGGCCTTTGCAGCCATCTTCCAAATCCCTGGCCAGTTTGAGGATGATCCGGACAACCTTCCTAAGGGACACTACACCGGCCAAGCAAGAATCGCTTCAAAGGCGCCGTTTTTGGTTTTCTTTATTTTCGACTCATTTGCTCTCTTTATATCCCTGGCGGTCGTGGTGGTGCAGACTTCTGTCGTTGTTATTGAGAGAGAAGCCAAGAAAAAGATGATGGCAATCATCAATAAACTAATGTGGTTAGCCTGCATACTGATCTCAATTGCATTTTTAGCGCTAGCGTTCATTGTAGTGGGGAAAAGAGAGAGGTGGTTAGCTATTGGAGTGACAGTCATAGGATCAATAATCATGGTAACAACACTAGGTATAATGTGCTATCTGGTGATGAGGCATCGGCGTGAAGCATCCAATCGTAGAAGCATGAGAAGGTCATCTTTAGGAAGTAGATCTCTGTCATGGTCCTTGTCAGCATCTGATGAAGATGTTAACGAGATGAAGACCATATATGCaatctga
- the LOC113310495 gene encoding ankyrin repeat-containing protein At5g02620-like isoform X1, which yields MEETMKEEPIIKKMKKQLTGKRDDTPLHSAVRCGNLDEINEILSKTEGDELRELLCKQNQSGETALYVAAEYGDVALVEEMIKYYDFNSAGLKARNGYDAFHIAAKQGDLEIIKVLWKAHPTLSMTVDASNTTALHTAATQGHLSVVNFLLEVDGDLAKITKNNKKTALHSAARNGHLEVLKSLVSEEPGIVTLNDKKGQTALHMAVKGQKNVEIVEELIKANPCLINMVDGKGNTSLHVATRKGGAQIVKMLLEQEETDKKAVNRVGETARDTAEKSGNTEISGILQEYGVLRAKDIINPPQKSAARELKQTVSDIKHDVHYQLEHTKKTRKRVQGIRKQINKMHIEGLNNAINSTTVVAVLIATVAFAAIFQIPGQFEDDPDNLPKGHYTGQARIASKAPFLVFFIFDSFALFISLAVVVVQTSVVVIEREAKKKMMAIINKLMWLACILISIAFLALAFIVVGKRERWLAIGVTVIGSIIMVTTLGIMCYLVMRHRREASNRRSMRRSSLGSRSLSWSLSASDEDVNEMKTIYAI from the exons ATGGAGGAAACTATGAAAGAAGAACCAATtattaagaagatgaagaaacaattAACAGGGAAACGTGATGATACACCTTTACATTCAGCAGTAAGATGTGGAAATTTAGATGAGATTAACGAAATTTTAAGTAAAACAGAAGGTGATGAATTGAGAGAATTATTATGTAAACAAAATCAATCCGGTGAAACAGCTCTTTATGTTGCAGCTGAATATGGTGATGTTGCTCTTGTTGAAGAAATGATCAAGTATTACGATTTTAACTCAGCTGGACTTAAAGCTAGAAATGGTTATGATGCTTTTCATATTGCTGCTAAACAAGGAGATTTAG AGATAATCAAGGTGTTATGGAAAGCACACCCAACACTATCAATGACAGTAGATGCATCAAACACAACAGCTTTACATACAGCAGCAACACAAGGACATCTTTCAGTAGTGAATTTTCTGTTAGAAGTAGATGGAGATTTAGCTAAAATCACGAAAAACAATAAGAAAACTGCCTTACACTCGGCTGCAAGGAATGGGCATTTAGAGGTTTTGAAGTCATTAGTAAGTGAAGAACCTGGGATTGTAACATTGAATGATAAGAAAGGGCAAACTGCACTCCATATGGCAGTTAAAGGACAGAAGAACgttgaaattgttgaagaattgATTAAAGCTAATCCTTGTCTGATTAATATGGTTGATGGTAAAGGAAACACATCTTTACATGTAGCCACCCGGAAAGGTGGAGCTCAG ATTGTAAAGATGCTACTAGAGCAAGAGGAAACTGATAAGAAAGCAGTTAACAGAGTAGGAGAAACAGCTCGTGACACTGCCGAGAAAAGTGGTAACACAGAAATCAGTGGTATCCTACAAGAATATGGCGTCTTAAGAGCTAAAGACATTATCAATCCACCACAAAAAAGTGCAGCTCGAGAGCTGAAGCAAACCGTTAGCGACATAAAGCACGACGTCCATTACCAACTTGAACACACTAAGAAGACCAGAAAACGTGTGCAAGggattcgtaagcaaataaacaaaATGCATATAGAAGGCCTAAACAATGCAATCAACTCCACAACAGTGGTTGCTGTGCTTATCGCTACTGTGGCCTTTGCAGCCATCTTCCAAATCCCTGGCCAGTTTGAGGATGATCCGGACAACCTTCCTAAGGGACACTACACCGGCCAAGCAAGAATCGCTTCAAAGGCGCCGTTTTTGGTTTTCTTTATTTTCGACTCATTTGCTCTCTTTATATCCCTGGCGGTCGTGGTGGTGCAGACTTCTGTCGTTGTTATTGAGAGAGAAGCCAAGAAAAAGATGATGGCAATCATCAATAAACTAATGTGGTTAGCCTGCATACTGATCTCAATTGCATTTTTAGCGCTAGCGTTCATTGTAGTGGGGAAAAGAGAGAGGTGGTTAGCTATTGGAGTGACAGTCATAGGATCAATAATCATGGTAACAACACTAGGTATAATGTGCTATCTGGTGATGAGGCATCGGCGTGAAGCATCCAATCGTAGAAGCATGAGAAGGTCATCTTTAGGAAGTAGATCTCTGTCATGGTCCTTGTCAGCATCTGATGAAGATGTTAACGAGATGAAGACCATATATGCaatctga